From Anopheles funestus chromosome 3RL, idAnoFuneDA-416_04, whole genome shotgun sequence, a single genomic window includes:
- the LOC125769801 gene encoding probable cytochrome P450 9f2 translates to MEIDLMVLVPLLGLFGIIYYYLTKNNKYFHDKPIPSMATEPLFGSTRRLLLKKTSFHEFMISIYNKYPLVKVFGMMDTLQPVFVVRDPELIKRIAVKDFDHFVNHRPVFGNDENPHNTALFGKTLVALNDQKWRDMRATLSPAFTGSKMRQMFELIVECSTNMAKHYKDEIHKNGSSSREHEMKDVFTRYANDVIATCAFGIKVDSLKNADNDFYVNGKKMMSFNRPHVMFKLLGFRIVPKLMSWFSLDLFDREHRDYFTEIIRDTLKTREAHGIVRPDMVNLLMQARKGTIKREQRETEDREEVKGFATVEESDVGQTGKGLQMTELEMVAQCLIFFLAGFDTVSTCLTFLAYELTVNKDAQDKLYEEIRATSKSLGGSSLTYEALQGMQYMDMVVSEALRMWSPAPSTDRMCVRDYVVDDGDRLKFTIDKGTAIFIPIAGLHHDPQYYPNPNKFDPERFSEQNREKINPNAYLPFGIGPRNCIGSRFALMEVKAIIYYMLQEFSFEPTPNTQIPLRLAKGFAGMRSEKGVFVEFRPRKKDNEARI, encoded by the exons ATGGAGATCGATTTGATGGTTCTGGTCCCGCTGTTGGGCCTCTTCGGCATCATCTACTATTATCTGACgaagaataataaatattttcacgaCAAACCGATACCATCGATGGCCACAGAACCACTGTTCGGGAGCACTCGTCGATTGCTACTGAAGAAGACTTCGTTCCATGAGTTTATGATCAGCATTTACAACAAGTACCCGTTGGTAAA AGTTTTCGGCATGATGGACACATTGCAACCGGTATTCGTTGTGCGTGACCCGGAACTTATCAAACGGATTGCGGTAAAAGATTTCGACCATTTCGTCAACCATCGACCAGTATTTGGGAATGATGAGAATCCGCACAACACGGCACTGTTCGGCAAAACATTGGTTGCGCTCAACGATCAAAAATGGCGCGATATGCGAGCAACGCTCAGTCCCGCCTTTACCGGTAGTAAGATGCGTCAGATGTTCGAACTGATCGTCGAATGCAGCACTAACATGGCGAAGCATTATAAAGATGAGATCCACAAAAACGGAAGCAGCTCGCGGGAGCACGAAATGAAGGACGTGTTTACGCGTTATGCTAACGATGTTATTGCGACGTGCGCGTTCGGCATTAAGGTAGACTCGCTCAAGAATGCTGACAACGATTTTTACGTAAACGGTAAAAAAATGATGTCTTTCAATCGACCTCATGTGATGTTCAAATTGCTTGGATTCCGCATTGTACCGAAGCTGATGAGCTGGTTCAGTTTGGATCTGTTCGATCGGGAACATCGCGATTACTTTACCGAGATCATCCGGGACACGTTGAAGACTCGGGAAGCGCACGGTATTGTACGTCCGGATATGGTGAATCTACTGATGCAGGCACGTAAGGGAACTATCAAACGGGAGCAACGGGAGACAGAAGATCGCGAGGAAGTGAAAGGTTTTGCCACCGTGGAAGAGTCGGATGTAGGACAGACCGGCAAGGGTCTCCAGATGACCGAGCTGGAAATGGTGGCACAGTGCTTGATCTTCTTCCTGGCTGGATTTGACACCGTCTCCACGTGTCTCACGTTCCTCGCATACGAACTTACCGTCAACAAGGACGCACAAGACAAGCTGTACGAAGAGATCCGAGCGACGAGTAAATCACTCGGAGGAAGTTCTCTCACATATGAGGCATTGCAAGGTATGCAGTACATGGACATGGTAGTGTCAGAGGCACTGCGTATGTGGAGCCCAGCCCCATCTACCGATCGGATGTGTGTACGCGATTACGTAGTGGATGATGGTGATCGGCTCAAGTTTACCATCGACAAGGGTACGGCGATATTCATCCCGATCGCAGGTCTTCATCACGATCCTCAGTATTATCCGAACCCGAACAAGTTCGATCCGGAGCGTTTCAGCGAGCAAAACCGTGAAAAGATCAATCCCAACGCTTACCTTCCGTTCGGCATAGGGCCACGCAACTGCATCGGATCTCGTTTCGCACTGATGGAAGTCAAAGCCATCATCTACTACATGCTGCAGGAATTCTCGTTCGAACCAACGCCAAACACACAGATACCGCTACGTCTGGCAAAAGGTTTTGCCGGAATGCGTAGCGAGAAGGGTGTATTTGTGGAGTTCCGACCTAGAAAGAAAGATAACGAGGctagaatttaa